The following proteins are co-located in the Chloroflexia bacterium SDU3-3 genome:
- a CDS encoding DUF4129 domain-containing protein gives MPKITWQQILFYGSLAVVEASPAALIATMAGSNVWLALVALAALAGAASHYSEPWLPERVQQAALLAVGTLLAAGVFALAAQASQNAEFISGGAYLALLGALYTFWRGMRMGDQDSLTITRTFRVSMGVLVAVLAGGSLLLSPDQAMVASGAAQLVGFFAAGMLCIALAHHAEQEGGLQQIEWRGVGILVASIVLIMAAAMLLASFTGGFAKTMLEGLITLLATVIGFILLPFGLLLEAIIGWLQGIFAQGSGMDGITNQFEALQQIQNAYGQGGGSAPSWANLLIQTLCLIIPILALIAIFFLRKNTTARQRTTNERRESILRWGEVAEDLAGLFGRKNKQADLRQALAALTGGSAASRIRRSYIRMLLAAEAHDQQRPTSQTPREFAPAAAQALGQPAERVAALTAAYERARYAPETATPQQAASAEAAWQQISASQKK, from the coding sequence ATGCCCAAGATCACATGGCAGCAGATTCTGTTCTATGGCAGCCTGGCCGTGGTCGAGGCCAGCCCCGCCGCGCTGATCGCCACCATGGCGGGCAGCAACGTGTGGCTGGCGCTGGTGGCGCTGGCCGCGCTGGCCGGGGCTGCCAGCCACTATAGCGAGCCGTGGCTGCCCGAGCGGGTGCAGCAGGCCGCGCTGCTGGCAGTGGGCACGCTGCTGGCCGCAGGCGTGTTCGCGCTGGCCGCCCAGGCCAGCCAGAACGCCGAGTTTATCTCGGGCGGGGCCTACCTGGCGCTGCTGGGCGCGCTCTACACCTTCTGGCGCGGCATGCGCATGGGCGACCAGGACTCGCTGACCATCACCCGCACCTTCCGCGTCAGCATGGGGGTGCTGGTGGCCGTCCTCGCGGGCGGCAGCCTGCTGCTTAGCCCCGACCAGGCCATGGTGGCTAGCGGTGCGGCCCAGCTGGTGGGCTTCTTCGCGGCGGGCATGCTGTGCATCGCCCTGGCCCACCACGCCGAGCAGGAGGGCGGCCTGCAGCAGATCGAGTGGCGCGGCGTTGGCATCCTGGTCGCCAGCATCGTGCTGATCATGGCCGCCGCCATGCTGCTGGCTTCGTTCACGGGCGGCTTCGCCAAAACCATGCTCGAAGGCCTGATCACCCTGCTGGCCACGGTCATCGGCTTCATCCTGCTGCCCTTCGGGCTGCTGCTGGAGGCGATCATCGGCTGGCTGCAGGGCATCTTCGCGCAGGGCAGCGGGATGGACGGCATCACAAACCAGTTCGAGGCGCTCCAGCAGATCCAAAATGCCTACGGCCAGGGCGGCGGCAGCGCGCCCTCATGGGCAAATCTGCTCATCCAGACCCTCTGCCTGATCATCCCCATCCTGGCGCTGATCGCGATCTTCTTCCTGCGAAAGAACACCACTGCGCGCCAGCGAACCACCAACGAGCGGCGCGAGTCCATCCTGCGCTGGGGCGAGGTGGCCGAAGATCTAGCCGGGCTGTTCGGCAGGAAGAACAAGCAGGCCGACCTGCGGCAAGCTCTGGCTGCCCTCACCGGCGGCTCGGCGGCCAGCCGCATCCGGCGCAGCTACATCCGCATGCTGCTGGCCGCCGAGGCCCACGATCAGCAGCGCCCCACCAGCCAGACGCCCCGCGAGTTCGCGCCCGCCGCCGCCCAGGCGCTGGGCCAGCCCGCCGAGCGCGTGGCCGCGCTCACCGCCGCCTACGAGCGGGCGCGCTACGCCCCCGAGACCGCCACACCCCAGCAGGCCGCCAGCGCCGAGGCCGCCTGGCAGCAGATCAGCGCCAGCCAAAAAAAGTAG
- a CDS encoding XdhC family protein — MRDVIPSIERWLAEGQRVALATVVSTLGTAPRAVGAKMAVASGGGIAGSVSGGCIEGAVYDACQSAMRSGQAALHRFGVADETAWEVGLACGGTIEVLVEPLAGREASYAALRDALAAEQAVALATVAAGPQGAGARLLIRADGGLLGDLGPHIPTDLVVAQAQALLAQAQCGMRAFPSAQGELQVFIETYSPPPTLLIVGAVHIAIPLIHYAHQLGFRAVVIDARSAFATPERFAHADELVLAWPDEALPARITTNSYVALLTHDPKLDDPALLVALPSPARYVGALGSKKTHAQRVARLAEQGLPPEQLARLHAPIGLPLGGRTPAEIALSIMAEIVAERNRPA, encoded by the coding sequence ATGCGTGACGTCATCCCATCCATCGAGCGCTGGCTTGCCGAGGGCCAGCGCGTAGCCCTGGCCACCGTGGTGAGCACGCTGGGCACCGCCCCGCGCGCCGTGGGGGCCAAGATGGCCGTGGCATCCGGCGGGGGCATCGCCGGGTCGGTCAGCGGCGGCTGCATCGAGGGCGCGGTCTACGACGCCTGCCAGTCCGCCATGCGCAGCGGCCAGGCCGCGCTGCACCGCTTCGGCGTGGCCGACGAGACCGCGTGGGAGGTGGGGCTGGCCTGCGGCGGCACCATCGAGGTGCTGGTCGAGCCGCTGGCCGGGCGCGAGGCCAGCTACGCCGCGCTGCGCGACGCGCTAGCCGCCGAGCAGGCGGTGGCGCTGGCCACCGTGGCGGCAGGCCCGCAGGGCGCAGGCGCGCGGCTGCTCATCCGCGCCGACGGCGGTCTGCTGGGCGACCTTGGCCCCCACATCCCCACCGATCTGGTGGTGGCCCAGGCGCAGGCGCTGCTGGCCCAGGCCCAGTGCGGCATGCGCGCCTTCCCCAGCGCCCAGGGCGAGCTGCAGGTGTTCATTGAGACCTACTCGCCGCCGCCCACGCTGCTGATCGTCGGCGCGGTGCACATCGCCATCCCGCTCATCCACTACGCCCACCAGCTCGGCTTCCGCGCCGTCGTCATCGACGCCCGCAGCGCCTTCGCCACGCCCGAGCGCTTCGCCCACGCCGATGAGCTGGTGCTGGCCTGGCCCGACGAGGCCCTGCCCGCCAGGATCACCACCAACAGCTACGTGGCGCTGCTGACCCACGACCCCAAGCTGGATGACCCCGCGCTGCTGGTGGCGCTGCCCAGCCCGGCGCGCTACGTGGGCGCGCTGGGCAGCAAGAAGACCCACGCCCAGCGCGTGGCGCGGCTGGCCGAGCAGGGCCTGCCGCCCGAGCAGCTGGCGCGGCTGCACGCCCCGATCGGGCTGCCGCTCGGCGGGCGCACCCCCGCCGAGATCGCGCTTAGCATCATGGCCGAGATCGTGGCCGAGCGAAACCGCCCCGCCTAG
- a CDS encoding DegV family protein — MHIVSDRGLDMIESHARKLGIILAPLLITIGGKTYHGGEDITPEEFYKIMEESGEFPVTAQPSIGSIAEIYRELAKTDPDILSIHISSGLSGTSNAARLAAQQVPEANITIIDTLSLSGEMGWQVEAAARCLKAGWPLEKILEKVEQVRADAEAIYTVATLRYLIHGGRVSHMKGLLASILNIRPVIGVDKTTGKYEQLGQARTQKGALQKLVDVVADKHAPGSELRAQIFHVNNPEGVAQLKQFMEARFTCHWEETGPLSPALGAHAGPGMVTLTYGAYSVYADLPEA; from the coding sequence ATGCATATTGTGAGTGACCGTGGCCTAGATATGATCGAATCGCACGCGCGCAAGCTTGGCATCATCCTCGCGCCGCTGCTGATCACTATTGGCGGGAAAACCTACCACGGCGGCGAGGACATCACCCCCGAGGAGTTCTACAAGATCATGGAGGAGAGCGGCGAGTTTCCCGTCACCGCCCAGCCCTCGATCGGCAGCATCGCCGAGATCTACCGCGAGCTGGCTAAGACCGACCCCGACATCCTCTCCATCCACATCTCGTCGGGCCTGAGCGGCACCAGCAACGCCGCGCGCCTGGCCGCCCAGCAGGTGCCCGAGGCCAACATCACCATCATCGACACCCTCAGCCTCTCGGGCGAGATGGGCTGGCAGGTCGAGGCGGCGGCGCGCTGCCTCAAGGCGGGCTGGCCGCTTGAGAAGATCCTGGAGAAGGTCGAGCAGGTGCGCGCCGACGCCGAGGCGATCTACACCGTCGCCACGCTGCGCTACCTCATCCACGGCGGGCGCGTCAGCCACATGAAAGGGCTGCTGGCCTCCATCCTCAACATCCGCCCCGTGATCGGCGTGGACAAGACCACCGGCAAGTACGAGCAGCTTGGCCAGGCCCGCACCCAGAAGGGCGCGCTGCAGAAGCTGGTGGATGTCGTGGCTGACAAGCACGCTCCCGGCAGCGAGCTGCGCGCCCAGATCTTCCATGTGAACAACCCCGAGGGCGTGGCCCAGCTCAAGCAGTTCATGGAGGCACGCTTCACCTGCCACTGGGAGGAGACCGGCCCGCTCTCGCCCGCGCTGGGCGCGCACGCAGGCCCCGGCATGGTCACGCTCACCTATGGCGCGTACAGCGTCTACGCCGATCTGCCCGAGGCCTAG
- a CDS encoding nucleotidyltransferase family protein, which translates to MRAAVVAIILAAGSATRMGQPKQLLDWGGQPLLRAVALGALSSQASAVHVVLGAARDQVAAALAGLGVALVENSDHASGQASSLRVGVRSLPPDAGAALVLLADQPFVTPAIIDALILAWQQSAAPIVAPSYAGRRGNPVLFDRSLFPQLLATQGDQGARSLVQERASNTLLVPFDDARPLEDIDSPEDYRRLLAQK; encoded by the coding sequence ATGCGGGCAGCCGTCGTCGCCATCATCCTGGCCGCTGGCAGCGCCACGCGCATGGGCCAGCCCAAGCAGCTGCTCGACTGGGGCGGCCAGCCGCTGCTGCGGGCGGTGGCGCTGGGCGCGCTCAGCTCGCAGGCCAGCGCGGTGCATGTGGTGCTAGGCGCGGCGCGCGATCAGGTGGCGGCGGCGCTGGCCGGGCTAGGCGTGGCGCTAGTGGAAAATAGCGACCACGCCAGCGGCCAGGCCAGCTCGCTGCGGGTGGGGGTGCGCAGCCTGCCGCCGGATGCGGGCGCGGCCCTGGTGCTGCTGGCCGACCAGCCCTTTGTCACGCCCGCGATCATCGATGCGCTCATCCTAGCCTGGCAGCAGAGCGCCGCGCCGATCGTGGCCCCCAGCTACGCGGGGCGGCGCGGCAACCCGGTGCTGTTCGACCGCAGCCTGTTCCCACAGCTGCTGGCCACCCAGGGCGACCAGGGTGCGCGCAGCCTGGTGCAGGAGCGCGCTAGCAACACCCTGCTGGTGCCCTTCGACGACGCCCGCCCGCTGGAGGACATCGACTCGCCCGAGGACTACCGGCGGCTGCTGGCCCAGAAATAG
- a CDS encoding ATP-dependent Clp protease proteolytic subunit: MPSIPVPTIIERTSRGERAWDLYSRLLQERVILLGTPIDEDVSSSIVAQLLFLQHNEPDRDVWFYINSPGGSVRDGLAIYDTMHLITPDVNTVCIGRAGSMATILLAGGAKGKRFALPNATIHFHPAGGGAEGDAPDVERMVNELLRLQRVGNEIMAKHTGKTPEDIERDFSRDRFMSAKEAVQYGFIDQILDQSATAQG; this comes from the coding sequence ATGCCCTCGATCCCCGTCCCGACAATTATCGAGCGCACATCCCGCGGTGAGCGCGCCTGGGATCTCTACTCGCGCCTGCTTCAGGAGCGGGTCATCCTGCTTGGCACGCCCATCGACGAAGATGTTTCGTCCTCGATTGTGGCACAGCTGCTCTTTCTGCAGCACAACGAGCCAGATCGCGACGTTTGGTTTTATATTAACAGCCCGGGCGGCAGCGTGCGCGACGGGCTGGCGATCTACGATACCATGCACCTGATCACACCCGATGTGAACACCGTCTGCATCGGGCGCGCGGGCAGCATGGCCACCATCCTGCTGGCGGGCGGCGCGAAAGGCAAGCGGTTTGCGCTTCCCAACGCCACCATCCACTTCCACCCGGCGGGCGGCGGTGCCGAGGGCGACGCCCCCGACGTCGAGCGCATGGTCAACGAACTGCTGCGGCTCCAGCGCGTGGGCAACGAGATCATGGCCAAGCACACCGGCAAGACGCCCGAGGACATCGAGCGCGACTTCAGCCGCGACCGCTTTATGTCGGCCAAAGAGGCCGTGCAGTACGGCTTCATCGACCAGATCCTCGATCAGTCGGCCACCGCGCAGGGCTAG
- a CDS encoding alpha/beta fold hydrolase: protein MGKFVRAVVAWVVLFEWLAARRGWRGLSWSGGAGGRPLVLASGLGLLASLYGRWGRVALAAPVGLAAQAALASLRSQGMTPLTRMRAGSYPAYTIERVEIALEGGVMPALHVVPLGGAQKAACVIHGSGCDKTFYAWPLMDRLLRAGCAVLLVDMDGHGENTRPQRFPGILDDPRAGVAWLRERYERVGLLGISLGGCVSARAVADGLAVDRLAVLESPPKLQFGRPDMWREASALPRLGLLYLFEEITAYNLIRAWKASPIRAEISTWDLIDQLDLLGSLGRIQVPLLLLYGADDSIVKPWQALQVKQAKPAHAQFALVAGAAHVTLQLMPEALDHVEAWFRTL, encoded by the coding sequence ATGGGCAAGTTTGTGCGCGCGGTGGTGGCGTGGGTGGTGCTGTTCGAGTGGCTGGCCGCTCGGCGCGGCTGGCGTGGCCTCTCGTGGTCGGGCGGCGCTGGCGGGCGTCCGCTGGTGCTGGCGAGCGGCCTGGGGCTGCTGGCCAGCCTCTACGGCCGGTGGGGGCGCGTGGCCCTGGCCGCGCCGGTGGGCCTGGCCGCCCAGGCTGCCCTGGCCAGCCTGCGCAGCCAGGGGATGACCCCACTGACCCGCATGCGTGCTGGCAGCTACCCGGCCTACACGATCGAGCGGGTGGAGATCGCGCTGGAGGGCGGTGTGATGCCCGCGCTGCACGTGGTGCCGCTGGGCGGCGCGCAGAAGGCGGCGTGCGTGATCCACGGCTCGGGATGCGATAAGACCTTCTACGCCTGGCCGCTGATGGACCGGCTGCTGCGGGCGGGCTGCGCGGTGCTGCTGGTGGACATGGATGGGCACGGCGAGAACACCCGACCGCAGCGTTTCCCTGGTATTCTGGATGACCCGCGCGCGGGCGTGGCCTGGCTGCGCGAGCGCTACGAGCGGGTGGGGCTGCTGGGCATCAGCCTGGGCGGCTGTGTCTCGGCCCGCGCCGTGGCCGATGGGCTGGCGGTGGACCGGCTGGCGGTGCTGGAATCGCCGCCCAAGCTGCAGTTTGGCCGCCCCGACATGTGGCGCGAGGCCTCGGCGCTGCCACGCCTGGGGCTGCTCTACCTGTTCGAGGAGATCACAGCCTACAACCTCATCCGCGCGTGGAAGGCCTCGCCCATCCGCGCCGAGATCAGCACGTGGGATCTGATCGATCAGCTGGATCTGCTGGGCAGCCTCGGACGCATCCAGGTGCCGCTGCTGCTGCTCTACGGGGCCGACGACTCGATTGTGAAGCCATGGCAGGCCCTCCAGGTCAAGCAGGCCAAGCCGGCGCACGCCCAGTTCGCGCTGGTGGCGGGGGCCGCGCACGTGACGCTGCAGCTGATGCCCGAGGCGCTGGATCATGTGGAGGCCTGGTTCCGCACGCTCTAG
- a CDS encoding enoyl-ACP reductase: MGLLEGKKGLILGVANDHSIAWGIAKALHSEGADIGFTYVGEALERRVRPLAESLGAKLIEQCDVQSDEEIAALMQKAREVYGSLDFIIHAIGFAKREELTGQFVNTSREGFRIALDISAYSLTAVVQAAQDLLNPGASVITLTYHGSQQVAQNYNVMGVAKAALEASVRYLANDLGPRNIRVNAISAGPIRTLAASGISGFRSMHKGFAETAPLRRNVTIDDVGKTAIWLCSDWASAVTAEVIYVDAGFRNVSITTGE; encoded by the coding sequence ATGGGTCTCTTGGAAGGGAAGAAGGGGCTTATCCTCGGCGTGGCGAACGATCACTCGATCGCCTGGGGGATCGCCAAGGCGCTGCACAGCGAAGGCGCGGACATCGGCTTCACCTATGTGGGCGAGGCCCTTGAGCGCCGCGTGCGCCCGCTGGCCGAGAGCCTTGGGGCCAAGCTGATCGAGCAGTGCGATGTGCAGAGCGACGAGGAGATCGCCGCGCTGATGCAGAAGGCCCGCGAGGTCTACGGCTCGCTCGACTTCATCATCCACGCCATCGGCTTCGCCAAGCGCGAGGAGCTGACCGGGCAGTTCGTCAACACCAGCCGCGAGGGCTTCCGGATCGCGCTCGACATCAGCGCCTACTCGCTCACGGCGGTGGTGCAGGCCGCGCAGGATCTGCTCAACCCCGGCGCATCGGTCATCACGCTCACCTACCACGGCTCGCAGCAGGTGGCCCAAAACTACAACGTGATGGGCGTCGCCAAGGCCGCGCTGGAGGCCAGCGTCCGCTACCTGGCCAACGACCTCGGGCCGCGCAACATCCGCGTCAACGCGATCAGCGCAGGCCCCATCCGCACCCTGGCCGCCAGCGGTATCTCGGGCTTCCGCTCCATGCACAAGGGCTTCGCCGAGACCGCGCCGCTGCGCCGCAACGTCACCATCGACGATGTGGGCAAGACCGCGATCTGGCTGTGCAGCGACTGGGCCAGCGCCGTCACCGCCGAGGTGATCTACGTGGATGCGGGCTTCCGCAACGTCAGCATCACCACCGGCGAGTAA
- a CDS encoding AI-2E family transporter → MSIAPSPIRLSLWGKVIISAILVVLGIWLFRSIGPAASPFVGAAITAYVFSPLIRWLAQRTRVSRAVWILALYFLVGVCVYVLLQVVGPKFTRQVHELQTQLPHILRAVQEQLATNQVVVLGGITVDLGPIERPALDLLSEFGRTVPEMVPHLFATAIESVVLFLTYLLVTFYFLLEGDTVIERGYRLIPELYRGEIRNLGHQIDQVLSGYIRGTLMLIPIMAVLTYIVLSILGVRYALVLGIATGVLEIIPLVGPWSAALIAMSVALFQATTPFGWNNAVFAGVIGVIYFVLRMSEDNFIIPYVVGHAVHLHPVLVLFAILAGGALGGPFGLFISIPTVAVVRIVLRYIYRKLVDAPEPPVDAPPAVAVVAPPVPKETPPAPAA, encoded by the coding sequence ATGTCGATTGCCCCAAGCCCCATCCGTCTCTCCCTATGGGGAAAAGTTATCATCAGCGCGATCCTGGTTGTCCTTGGCATCTGGCTGTTCCGATCGATAGGTCCTGCGGCCTCGCCCTTTGTCGGCGCGGCGATCACCGCGTATGTCTTTAGCCCGCTGATCCGTTGGCTAGCGCAGCGCACGCGCGTGAGCCGTGCGGTCTGGATTTTGGCGCTCTACTTCCTGGTTGGCGTGTGCGTCTATGTGCTGCTGCAGGTGGTCGGCCCCAAGTTTACGCGGCAGGTTCACGAGCTGCAGACGCAGCTGCCACATATCCTGCGTGCGGTGCAGGAGCAGCTAGCGACGAATCAGGTGGTCGTTCTGGGCGGCATCACGGTCGATCTTGGCCCGATCGAGCGCCCCGCGCTGGATCTGCTCTCCGAGTTTGGCCGCACCGTGCCCGAGATGGTGCCGCACCTGTTCGCGACCGCGATCGAGAGCGTGGTGCTGTTCCTCACCTATCTGCTAGTCACCTTCTACTTCCTGCTAGAGGGCGACACGGTGATCGAGCGCGGCTACCGCCTCATCCCCGAGCTGTACCGCGGCGAGATCCGCAACCTGGGCCATCAGATCGATCAGGTGCTGTCGGGCTACATTCGCGGTACCCTGATGCTCATCCCGATCATGGCGGTGCTCACCTATATCGTGCTCTCTATTCTGGGGGTGCGCTATGCCCTGGTGCTGGGCATCGCCACCGGCGTGCTGGAGATCATCCCGCTGGTGGGGCCGTGGTCGGCGGCGCTGATCGCGATGTCGGTGGCGCTGTTTCAAGCCACCACGCCGTTTGGTTGGAATAATGCGGTGTTCGCGGGCGTGATTGGCGTGATCTACTTCGTGCTGCGCATGTCCGAGGACAACTTCATCATCCCCTATGTGGTGGGCCACGCGGTGCACCTGCACCCGGTGCTGGTGCTGTTCGCCATTCTGGCGGGCGGCGCGCTTGGCGGGCCGTTTGGCCTGTTCATCTCCATCCCCACGGTGGCGGTGGTGCGCATCGTGCTGCGCTATATCTACCGCAAGCTGGTGGATGCCCCCGAGCCGCCGGTGGATGCGCCCCCTGCTGTCGCTGTGGTCGCGCCACCAGTGCCAAAAGAGACCCCGCCCGCTCCTGCGGCCTAG
- the minE gene encoding cell division topological specificity factor MinE, translating to MSIFNTLFRGKRDRSSDVARERLLTVLVHDRVKLTPDIMEQMKAELSAVIAKYVTGVDPESIEVSLLRGESIDYLKADIPLRRSNE from the coding sequence GTGAGCATTTTTAACACCCTGTTTCGGGGAAAACGAGATCGTAGCTCGGATGTGGCACGTGAGCGCCTGCTGACCGTGCTGGTGCACGATCGGGTCAAGCTAACCCCCGATATCATGGAGCAGATGAAGGCCGAGCTGTCGGCGGTGATCGCGAAGTATGTGACCGGCGTCGACCCCGAGTCGATCGAGGTCTCCCTGCTGCGCGGCGAGTCGATCGACTACCTGAAGGCCGACATCCCTCTACGCCGCAGCAACGAGTAG
- the minD gene encoding septum site-determining protein MinD, protein MARVVTVTSGKGGVGKTTTTANLGTALAMQGARVAVVDADIGLRNLDIVMGLENRIVFDLVDVVEGRARLRQALIKDKRFPDLCLLPAAQTRDKDAVSQSDMITLTNQLRAEFDFVLIDSPAGIESGFRNAIAGADEVLIVTTPEVSAVRDADRIIGLVEAFEKGHPRLILNRIKPRMMKAGDMMNIEDVLQILAIDLIGVVPDDEAIVTSTNRGEVAVMDRVSRAGRSFLDIARRLNGEQVPFMAIDEGGSVFERFFGMFSRRPRGSER, encoded by the coding sequence ATGGCGCGTGTAGTCACGGTCACATCGGGCAAAGGCGGCGTTGGCAAGACAACCACCACCGCAAACCTTGGGACGGCGCTGGCCATGCAGGGCGCGCGGGTGGCGGTGGTGGATGCCGATATCGGCCTGCGCAACCTTGATATCGTGATGGGCCTGGAAAACCGCATCGTCTTCGACCTGGTGGATGTGGTCGAGGGCCGCGCCCGCCTGCGCCAGGCCCTGATCAAGGACAAGCGCTTCCCCGACCTGTGCCTGCTGCCTGCCGCCCAGACCCGCGACAAGGATGCGGTGAGCCAGAGCGACATGATCACGCTCACCAACCAGCTGCGCGCCGAGTTCGACTTTGTGCTGATCGACAGCCCCGCCGGTATCGAGTCGGGCTTCCGCAACGCCATCGCTGGCGCCGACGAGGTGCTGATCGTCACCACCCCCGAGGTCTCGGCGGTGCGCGACGCCGACCGGATCATCGGCCTGGTCGAGGCATTTGAGAAGGGCCACCCGCGCCTCATCCTCAACCGCATCAAGCCCCGCATGATGAAGGCTGGCGATATGATGAATATCGAGGATGTGCTGCAGATCCTGGCCATCGACCTGATCGGCGTGGTCCCCGACGACGAGGCGATCGTCACCTCGACCAACCGTGGCGAGGTGGCGGTGATGGATCGCGTCTCGCGGGCGGGCCGCTCGTTTCTTGATATTGCCCGCCGCCTAAATGGCGAGCAGGTGCCCTTTATGGCCATCGACGAGGGCGGGAGCGTATTCGAGCGCTTCTTTGGCATGTTCAGCCGAAGGCCGCGCGGAAGCGAGCGATGA
- the minC gene encoding septum site-determining protein MinC, with the protein MQQLIAIKGGRNGLRLQLDETAPWPELLEAVRTQLTQGSSFFNGAQVVVDVGERSLEDGQLAELLELMQAHGLKPASLASTARESRAVARSAGIAARPLLRHVAEAEERGDALLHTRTVRSGQLVRHQGHIIILGDVNAGAEIVAGGNVIVWGRIRGTIHAGALGDRSSLICALDLRPTQLRIADLIGREPEPHSEARPEVAYVEGEGIAVEAWDAFRK; encoded by the coding sequence ATGCAGCAACTGATCGCGATCAAAGGCGGACGCAACGGGCTGCGCCTTCAGCTTGATGAGACCGCGCCCTGGCCCGAACTGCTTGAGGCAGTCCGCACACAGCTGACCCAGGGCAGCAGCTTTTTCAATGGCGCACAGGTTGTGGTGGATGTGGGCGAGCGGAGCCTTGAAGATGGGCAGCTGGCCGAGCTGCTTGAGCTGATGCAGGCCCATGGGCTGAAGCCCGCGTCGCTGGCCTCCACCGCCCGCGAGAGCCGCGCCGTGGCGCGATCTGCGGGCATCGCCGCGCGGCCCCTGCTGCGCCACGTGGCCGAGGCCGAGGAGCGCGGCGACGCGCTGCTGCACACCCGCACGGTGCGCTCGGGGCAGCTGGTGCGCCACCAGGGCCATATCATCATCCTGGGCGATGTGAACGCTGGGGCGGAGATCGTGGCCGGCGGCAATGTGATCGTGTGGGGGCGCATCCGCGGCACCATCCACGCGGGCGCGCTGGGCGACCGGTCGAGCCTGATCTGCGCGCTCGACCTGCGGCCCACCCAGCTACGCATCGCCGACCTGATCGGGCGCGAGCCAGAGCCACATAGCGAGGCCCGCCCCGAGGTCGCCTATGTCGAGGGCGAGGGCATCGCCGTCGAGGCCTGGGACGCCTTCCGAAAATAG